From the Cupriavidus necator N-1 genome, one window contains:
- the kdpC gene encoding potassium-transporting ATPase subunit KdpC: MNTQVQSRQPSPPPVQGGLLRPMMVVFVGLSLVTGLLYPGVITAISKAVFPHQAGGSLIEKDGKTVGSELIGQPFSDPKYFWGRLSATAPMSYNAAASVGSNLGPTNPALTDAARARIDALHAADPDNQAPVPVDLVTASGSGLDPHISPAAAAYQAARVARVRGIPIEQVKQLIAANTETPQMSVLGDPGINVLKLNLGLDAIARK, from the coding sequence ATGAATACGCAAGTGCAGTCCCGCCAGCCGTCGCCGCCCCCCGTGCAAGGTGGCTTGTTGCGGCCAATGATGGTGGTGTTCGTTGGTCTTTCGCTGGTGACCGGGCTGCTGTATCCCGGCGTGATCACGGCAATCTCAAAAGCTGTGTTCCCGCATCAGGCCGGCGGCTCGCTCATTGAGAAGGATGGCAAGACTGTTGGCTCGGAACTGATCGGCCAGCCGTTCTCCGACCCGAAGTACTTCTGGGGCCGCCTGTCGGCCACGGCGCCAATGTCGTATAACGCCGCGGCTTCGGTGGGATCCAACCTGGGCCCCACCAATCCGGCGCTGACCGACGCCGCACGCGCGCGCATCGACGCGCTGCACGCCGCCGATCCGGACAACCAGGCCCCCGTGCCGGTGGACCTGGTCACGGCATCCGGCAGCGGGCTCGACCCGCACATCAGCCCTGCGGCCGCAGCGTACCAGGCGGCGCGCGTCGCGCGCGTCAGGGGGATTCCGATCGAGCAGGTGAAGCAATTGATTGCGGCGAATACGGAAACGCCGCAAATGTCGGTCCTGGGCGACCCGGGAATCAACGTCCTGAAGTTGAACCTTGGATTGGATGCCATTGCACGGAAGTAA
- the kdpB gene encoding potassium-transporting ATPase subunit KdpB has product MQQDSMAQVAKRGANTAEASSSNTLQAKSAPVSDRQHGSHHHRPPARSMFAPELVKPALVAAFRKLSPRDQLRNPVMFVVYVGSILTTILFLKAMAAPAATPGGESAGFILAVSVWLWFTVLFANFAEALAEGRSKQQAEALRGLKTTVTARVLKDGKRGGATEARPATALRRGDVVLVQAGEMIPGDGEVIDGVASVDESAITGESAPVIRESGGDFSSVTGGTRVLSDWIVARITTNPGESFIDRMITMVEGAKRQKTPNELALTILLVGLTIVLLLATATLQPFSLYSVLVTKAGVPVTITVLVALLVCLIPTTIGGLLSAIGVAGMSRMMEANVIATSGRAVEAAGDVDVLLLDKTGTITHGNRQASRFIPAPGVSQLQLAEAAWLSSLADETPEGRSIITLARQLPGLTAPVMASQKPEFVPFSAQTRMSGVDLSDGGGERHVRKGAADAVRRYVTERAGKFPDAVLQAVDEVARVGSTPLVVADANGDSVRVLGVIELKDIVKTGIRDRFGELRKMGIKTVMITGDNRLTAASIAAEAGVDDFLAEATPEAKLKLIRQYQADGRLVAMTGDGTNDAPALAQADVAVAMNSGTQAAKEAGNMVDLDSNPTKLIEIVEIGKQMLMTRGSLTTFSVANDIAKYFAIIPAAFATTYPQLNLLNVMGLATPASAIMSAVIFNALIIVVLIPLALKGVVYRPLGAAVLLRRNLLVYGLGGILVPFVGIKLIDMILALFGWV; this is encoded by the coding sequence ATGCAACAAGATTCGATGGCCCAAGTGGCCAAGCGCGGCGCCAACACAGCTGAAGCGTCATCCTCCAACACGCTTCAGGCGAAGAGCGCGCCGGTGTCCGACCGGCAACACGGTTCCCACCATCATCGCCCGCCGGCGCGCAGCATGTTCGCGCCGGAGCTGGTGAAGCCCGCGCTGGTCGCGGCCTTCAGGAAGTTGTCGCCGCGCGACCAGCTGCGCAACCCGGTGATGTTCGTGGTCTACGTGGGCAGCATCCTGACCACTATCCTTTTCCTGAAGGCAATGGCCGCGCCGGCAGCAACCCCGGGTGGAGAATCCGCGGGCTTCATTCTGGCGGTGTCGGTGTGGCTGTGGTTCACGGTGCTGTTCGCGAACTTCGCCGAGGCACTTGCCGAAGGCCGGAGCAAGCAACAGGCGGAGGCGCTGCGCGGTCTGAAGACCACGGTCACCGCACGTGTGCTGAAGGACGGCAAGCGTGGAGGTGCCACCGAAGCGCGCCCCGCGACGGCGCTGCGCCGCGGTGACGTGGTGCTGGTGCAGGCCGGCGAGATGATCCCCGGCGACGGCGAAGTGATCGACGGCGTGGCCTCGGTCGACGAAAGCGCCATCACCGGCGAATCAGCGCCGGTGATCCGCGAGTCGGGCGGCGACTTCTCGTCGGTGACCGGCGGTACGCGCGTGCTGTCCGACTGGATCGTGGCCCGCATCACGACCAACCCGGGCGAGAGTTTCATCGACCGCATGATCACGATGGTTGAAGGCGCCAAGCGGCAAAAGACACCGAACGAACTTGCCCTGACGATCCTGCTGGTCGGGCTGACCATCGTGCTGTTGCTGGCCACGGCCACGCTGCAGCCGTTCTCGCTCTACAGCGTCCTGGTGACGAAGGCTGGCGTGCCGGTCACGATCACGGTACTGGTAGCCCTGCTGGTTTGCCTGATTCCCACCACGATCGGCGGGCTGCTGTCAGCCATTGGCGTGGCGGGCATGAGCCGCATGATGGAAGCCAACGTGATTGCCACCTCGGGCCGTGCTGTCGAAGCCGCCGGTGACGTGGACGTGCTGCTGCTCGACAAGACCGGCACCATTACCCACGGCAACCGCCAGGCATCGCGCTTCATCCCGGCCCCGGGCGTGTCGCAGCTGCAACTCGCGGAAGCGGCATGGCTGTCGTCGCTGGCCGACGAGACGCCGGAAGGCCGCAGCATTATCACGCTGGCACGCCAGCTGCCGGGGCTGACGGCGCCGGTGATGGCAAGCCAGAAGCCGGAATTCGTGCCGTTCAGCGCCCAGACCCGCATGAGCGGTGTTGACCTGAGCGATGGCGGCGGCGAGCGTCACGTGCGCAAGGGAGCGGCCGATGCCGTGCGCCGCTACGTCACGGAACGCGCCGGCAAGTTCCCCGATGCGGTCTTGCAAGCCGTGGATGAGGTCGCCCGCGTCGGCAGCACGCCGCTGGTGGTAGCCGACGCCAACGGCGATTCGGTGCGCGTTCTTGGCGTGATCGAACTGAAAGACATTGTCAAGACCGGCATTCGCGATCGCTTCGGCGAACTGCGCAAGATGGGCATCAAGACCGTGATGATCACCGGCGACAACCGGCTGACTGCGGCTTCGATTGCGGCGGAAGCCGGCGTTGACGACTTCCTGGCCGAAGCCACGCCGGAAGCCAAGCTCAAGCTGATCCGCCAGTACCAGGCCGATGGCCGGCTGGTCGCGATGACCGGCGACGGCACCAACGACGCCCCGGCACTCGCCCAGGCCGACGTGGCCGTGGCGATGAACAGCGGCACGCAGGCGGCCAAGGAAGCCGGCAACATGGTGGACCTGGACAGCAACCCGACCAAGCTGATCGAGATCGTCGAGATCGGCAAGCAGATGCTGATGACGCGCGGCTCGCTGACGACCTTCAGCGTGGCCAACGACATCGCCAAGTACTTCGCGATCATCCCGGCGGCGTTTGCCACCACCTATCCGCAGCTCAACCTGCTCAATGTGATGGGGCTCGCCACGCCGGCGTCGGCCATCATGTCGGCAGTGATCTTCAACGCTCTCATCATCGTCGTGCTGATCCCGCTTGCACTCAAGGGCGTGGTCTACCGGCCGCTGGGCGCGGCGGTGCTGCTGCGCCGCAACCTGCTGGTCTACGGTCTGGGCGGCATCCTGGTCCCGTTTGTTGGCATCAAACTGATCGACATGATCCTGGCCCTCTTTGGCTGGGTCTGA
- the kdpA gene encoding potassium-transporting ATPase subunit KdpA — translation MSSQFLGLLVLYLAILLACAPFLGRYIRRAVEDGDYSLTVWGRPLERLLYRLGGVRADTGMGWKQYAVAVLAFNLLGVVAVYALQRLQGMLPLNPQGFGAVAPDSAFNTAISFVANTNWQGYAGESTMGYLTQMLALTVQNFLSAATGIAVVFALMRGFARQSAATIGNFWVDMTRVTLYVLAPIATVIALALVSQGVIQNFDAYKEVSLVTPVEYSQPKVDAAGQPVLDAQGKPATEDLKTDKQTLAMGPVASQEAIKMLGTNGGGFFNANSAHPFENPNALANLLEMLAIFLIPAALCFTFGEMVGDRRQGVAVLASMTVIFVALACVAAMSEQMASPALAGLPVDHAASLLQAGGNMEGKETRFGIAASALFATITTAASCGAVNAMHDSFTAIGGLVPMLLMQLGEVVFGGVGSGLYGMLVYAVLAVFIAGLMIGRTPEYLGKKIEVYEMKMTAVAILVTPLLVLLGTSVAVMTEVGRAGVFNPGTHGFSEILYALSSAANNNGSAFAGLSANTPFYNTLLAAAMWFGRFWIIIPVLALAGSLAAKKRVPVTGGTMPTHGPLFVVLLVGTVLLVGALTYVPALALGPVAEQLQGAVTATAAK, via the coding sequence ATGTCCTCCCAATTCTTGGGCCTGCTGGTCCTCTATCTCGCCATCCTCCTGGCGTGCGCCCCTTTTCTCGGACGCTATATCCGGCGCGCTGTGGAAGACGGCGACTATTCGCTGACCGTCTGGGGCCGACCGCTGGAACGGCTGCTGTATCGCCTGGGCGGCGTGCGTGCCGATACCGGGATGGGATGGAAGCAGTACGCCGTCGCGGTGCTGGCGTTCAACCTGCTTGGCGTGGTGGCAGTCTATGCGCTGCAGCGCCTGCAGGGCATGCTTCCGCTCAATCCGCAGGGCTTTGGTGCGGTTGCGCCGGACTCGGCCTTTAACACGGCGATCAGCTTTGTCGCCAACACCAACTGGCAAGGCTATGCCGGCGAGTCGACCATGGGCTATCTGACGCAGATGCTCGCGCTCACCGTGCAGAACTTCCTGTCCGCGGCGACCGGCATCGCGGTGGTGTTCGCGCTGATGCGCGGATTTGCGCGCCAGAGCGCCGCCACCATCGGCAATTTCTGGGTCGACATGACGCGGGTCACGTTGTACGTGCTGGCGCCGATCGCGACCGTGATCGCGCTGGCGCTGGTCAGCCAGGGTGTGATCCAGAACTTCGATGCCTACAAGGAAGTCAGCCTCGTCACGCCGGTTGAGTACAGCCAGCCGAAGGTCGATGCGGCCGGGCAACCGGTGCTCGATGCACAAGGCAAGCCGGCGACGGAAGACCTGAAGACCGACAAGCAGACGCTGGCGATGGGACCGGTTGCCTCGCAGGAAGCCATCAAAATGCTGGGCACCAACGGCGGCGGCTTCTTCAATGCCAACTCGGCGCATCCGTTCGAGAACCCGAATGCCCTGGCCAACCTCCTAGAGATGCTGGCGATCTTCCTGATACCGGCGGCGCTGTGCTTCACCTTTGGCGAAATGGTCGGGGACAGGCGACAGGGTGTCGCGGTGCTGGCCTCCATGACGGTCATCTTTGTCGCGTTGGCCTGCGTGGCGGCGATGTCCGAGCAGATGGCCAGCCCGGCCCTGGCCGGATTGCCCGTGGATCACGCCGCGTCGCTGTTGCAGGCCGGCGGCAATATGGAAGGCAAGGAAACGCGCTTCGGCATCGCCGCTTCGGCACTGTTCGCCACCATCACGACCGCGGCGTCGTGCGGCGCGGTCAATGCCATGCATGACTCCTTCACCGCCATCGGTGGCCTGGTGCCGATGCTGCTGATGCAGCTGGGCGAGGTGGTGTTCGGCGGCGTCGGCTCGGGGCTGTACGGCATGCTGGTCTACGCCGTGCTCGCGGTGTTCATCGCCGGACTGATGATTGGGCGCACGCCGGAGTACCTCGGCAAGAAGATCGAAGTCTACGAAATGAAGATGACGGCCGTGGCGATCCTGGTCACGCCACTGCTGGTGCTGCTCGGCACGTCCGTGGCGGTGATGACCGAGGTGGGACGCGCCGGGGTGTTCAATCCCGGCACGCACGGCTTCTCGGAGATCCTGTACGCGCTCTCGTCGGCGGCCAACAACAATGGCAGCGCCTTTGCGGGCTTGTCTGCCAACACGCCGTTCTACAACACGCTGCTGGCGGCGGCCATGTGGTTTGGCCGGTTCTGGATCATCATCCCGGTCCTTGCGCTGGCGGGCTCGCTGGCAGCCAAGAAACGCGTGCCGGTGACCGGCGGCACGATGCCGACGCATGGCCCGCTGTTTGTCGTCCTGTTAGTGGGCACGGTGCTGCTGGTCGGGGCGCTGACCTATGTCCCGGCGCTGGCGCTGGGGCCGGTCGCCGAGCAGCTCCAGGGCGCGGTGACGGCAACCGCGGCGAAGTAA
- the kdpF gene encoding K(+)-transporting ATPase subunit F, whose product MGWTDLLSGVLAIAIFVYLLIALFRPEKF is encoded by the coding sequence ATGGGCTGGACGGATCTGTTGAGCGGCGTGCTGGCCATTGCCATTTTTGTTTACCTCCTCATTGCGTTGTTCCGGCCGGAGAAATTCTGA
- a CDS encoding MFS transporter, which produces MTVSRGWLARLVLPARVHPGALPLLVGRALRGFCDGFIAVLLPAYLLALGFAQLAVGLVSSATLIGSALATVLVGVIGHRYPQRRLLVSAAALMAATGIGFAGLSSLWPLLLVAFVGTLNPSSGDVSVFLPLEHAGLADSASPDARTALFARYSLTGALCAAIGALAAALPDWLAAQLGVPVLSALRAMFIVYALTGAALWILYARMPEPPAHLATTRVPLGPSRRIVTRLALLFSVDAFAGGLVVNSLLALWLMQRFSLSIGAAGQFFFWAGLLSAGSQLVAAPLARRFGLLNTMVFTHIPSSLCLIAAAFAPSLPATLALLLVRSALSQMDVPTRTAYVMAVVTPPERPAAASLTAVPRSLAAAFGPTLAGALLAMGWVGTPLVACGVLKIAYDLALLGAFRRVKPLD; this is translated from the coding sequence ATGACTGTCAGCAGAGGCTGGCTTGCGCGCCTGGTCCTGCCCGCACGCGTTCATCCCGGCGCTTTGCCGCTTCTCGTCGGGCGCGCGCTGCGCGGGTTCTGTGACGGCTTTATCGCCGTGCTGTTGCCGGCGTACCTGCTGGCCCTCGGTTTCGCGCAACTGGCAGTGGGACTGGTCAGCAGCGCCACCCTGATCGGCTCGGCACTGGCGACGGTCCTGGTGGGCGTCATCGGCCATCGCTATCCGCAGCGCAGGCTGCTGGTGTCGGCGGCCGCGCTGATGGCCGCGACGGGCATAGGCTTCGCCGGGCTGTCCTCTCTCTGGCCGCTGTTGCTGGTCGCATTCGTAGGCACGCTCAACCCCAGTTCCGGCGACGTCAGCGTCTTCCTGCCGCTTGAGCATGCCGGTCTTGCCGATTCGGCCTCCCCCGATGCCCGCACTGCGCTGTTCGCCCGCTACAGCCTGACCGGGGCCCTCTGCGCCGCCATTGGCGCGCTGGCGGCGGCGCTGCCGGACTGGCTCGCGGCGCAGCTTGGGGTTCCTGTCCTCAGCGCGCTGCGCGCCATGTTCATTGTCTATGCCCTGACCGGTGCCGCACTCTGGATCCTCTATGCCCGCATGCCGGAGCCGCCAGCGCACCTGGCAACGACGAGAGTCCCGCTGGGACCGTCTCGCCGGATCGTTACCCGCCTTGCCCTGCTCTTCAGCGTCGACGCATTTGCCGGCGGCCTGGTGGTGAACTCTCTGCTAGCGCTCTGGTTGATGCAGCGCTTCAGCCTTTCCATTGGTGCCGCCGGGCAATTCTTCTTCTGGGCCGGGCTGCTAAGCGCCGGCTCCCAACTCGTGGCTGCGCCGCTGGCTCGCAGGTTCGGTTTGCTGAATACGATGGTGTTCACCCATATCCCATCCAGCCTCTGCCTGATCGCGGCCGCGTTCGCCCCCTCCCTGCCGGCGACGCTGGCGCTGTTGCTCGTACGCAGCGCGCTGTCGCAGATGGATGTACCGACCCGGACCGCCTATGTCATGGCCGTGGTGACGCCGCCCGAGCGGCCGGCGGCGGCAAGCCTGACCGCCGTGCCCAGGAGCCTGGCTGCCGCATTCGGCCCGACCCTGGCGGGCGCGCTGCTGGCCATGGGCTGGGTCGGGACGCCGCTGGTTGCCTGCGGCGTGCTCAAGATTGCCTACGACCTCGCACTCCTTGGTGCGTTCAGGCGGGTCAAGCCTCTCGATTAA
- a CDS encoding TetR/AcrR family transcriptional regulator — protein sequence MNSPSGIEAPPARQRRKQSDRREEAERRILQSAMELVSEKGVTGTTLGEVGERAGYSRGLPAHHYGNKEGLLTALVGRIGRNFRAARNAAGPWRPGLDAILGVVGLYIDRAASHDCATRALYIMFTEAFVSGGALAVALDQFNCASLAYFEGHLRIGIRKQEIRADVDPVAESIVILGALRGISAQFLLGSPHANPAQVRDALVGTMARALRPDPTA from the coding sequence ATGAACAGCCCCTCCGGAATCGAAGCGCCTCCCGCCAGGCAACGCCGCAAGCAAAGCGACCGCAGGGAAGAAGCGGAACGCCGCATTCTCCAGAGCGCCATGGAACTGGTGAGCGAGAAAGGCGTGACGGGGACGACCCTGGGCGAGGTCGGCGAACGGGCGGGTTACAGCCGGGGCCTGCCGGCCCACCACTATGGCAACAAGGAAGGCCTGTTGACGGCGCTGGTGGGACGGATCGGAAGGAATTTCCGTGCGGCGCGAAACGCCGCAGGTCCGTGGCGGCCGGGCCTCGATGCCATTCTCGGCGTGGTCGGGCTCTACATCGACCGGGCCGCGAGCCACGACTGCGCCACCCGCGCGCTGTACATCATGTTCACCGAAGCCTTTGTCTCGGGCGGGGCGCTCGCTGTCGCGCTGGATCAGTTCAACTGCGCGTCGCTGGCGTACTTCGAGGGGCATCTGCGCATCGGCATCCGCAAGCAGGAGATCCGGGCCGATGTCGACCCCGTGGCGGAGTCCATCGTCATACTTGGCGCGCTGCGCGGCATCTCGGCGCAGTTCCTGCTGGGATCGCCGCATGCCAATCCCGCCCAGGTGCGGGATGCCCTGGTGGGCACGATGGCGCGCGCGCTGCGTCCTGACCCGACGGCATGA
- a CDS encoding thiolase family protein, with amino-acid sequence MSVALTTLRPVYVIGIGFHRYQPLSETPYVQLGLTAARAALADAGVPWEGVQSAYVATALLPMAAGRPMLRHLGATGIPIVHIENASASGSAAFRQACLEVATGLTDMSLALGVDKPRTQGRPERAEHQTGIASLADDAIVPFTHFALLADAYAHRNRVAVEDIALVAVKNHRNGASNPFAQRQKARTLDEILAGKPIAGSFTALQCTPVGEGSAAVIVASEAALRRYGVDPGRAIRALASAAGSQRVYDDPARYDTLLTQETVHRALADAGVSPRQLDVVELHDAFTVEELEYLEAIGVCDEGHAMPLLKEGAFDIGGRCAVSPSGGLIAMGHPIGPTGIGQVGEIVRQLRHEAGDRQQASARYGLAHMVGLGAVCYAHVLARP; translated from the coding sequence ATGAGCGTTGCACTCACCACCCTTCGCCCGGTCTATGTCATCGGCATCGGCTTTCATCGCTACCAGCCGCTGAGCGAAACACCTTACGTTCAACTCGGGCTCACCGCCGCCCGCGCCGCGCTGGCCGATGCCGGCGTACCGTGGGAAGGCGTCCAGTCCGCCTATGTCGCCACGGCCTTGCTGCCGATGGCCGCCGGCCGGCCCATGCTGCGGCACCTCGGCGCCACCGGCATCCCCATCGTCCATATCGAGAACGCCTCTGCCTCCGGTTCGGCGGCATTTCGCCAGGCCTGCCTGGAAGTGGCGACGGGTCTCACTGACATGTCCCTCGCGCTTGGCGTCGACAAGCCGCGCACGCAGGGGCGCCCCGAACGCGCGGAACACCAGACTGGCATTGCCAGCCTGGCCGACGACGCCATCGTGCCATTCACGCATTTTGCGCTGCTGGCCGATGCCTACGCGCACCGCAACCGCGTGGCGGTCGAGGACATTGCCCTGGTGGCGGTGAAGAATCACCGCAACGGCGCCAGCAATCCGTTCGCACAGCGGCAGAAAGCACGCACGCTGGATGAGATCCTGGCGGGCAAGCCCATTGCCGGCAGCTTTACCGCGCTGCAGTGCACGCCGGTCGGAGAAGGTTCGGCCGCCGTCATCGTGGCTTCGGAAGCGGCACTCAGACGCTACGGCGTGGATCCGGGCCGGGCCATCCGGGCGCTGGCCTCGGCCGCGGGAAGCCAGCGCGTGTACGACGATCCTGCGCGCTATGACACGCTGCTGACGCAGGAAACGGTGCACCGGGCCCTGGCCGATGCCGGCGTTTCGCCACGGCAGCTCGATGTGGTCGAACTGCACGACGCTTTTACGGTAGAGGAACTGGAGTACCTGGAAGCGATTGGCGTGTGCGATGAAGGCCATGCCATGCCGCTACTCAAGGAAGGTGCGTTCGACATTGGCGGCCGTTGCGCCGTGAGCCCGTCCGGCGGGCTGATCGCCATGGGCCACCCGATCGGGCCCACCGGGATCGGGCAAGTAGGCGAGATCGTGCGGCAACTGCGGCACGAGGCCGGCGACCGGCAGCAAGCTTCTGCCCGTTACGGGCTGGCCCACATGGTCGGCCTGGGCGCCGTCTGCTACGCGCACGTGCTGGCGCGCCCCTGA
- a CDS encoding Zn-ribbon domain-containing OB-fold protein encodes MTLPLLKPALYRAQGTPALPEHPALLGGTCRCGHVFYPWQSYGCERCGATGDALTPVALSGRGRVESSAVVHLHASPARQAPFTVTAVRLEDGPLVRTLALGSEAGQGTGGTRLVPGDAVVAVLAEVLDGQQEGSTQARALDLRFVRVA; translated from the coding sequence ATGACCCTGCCCTTACTGAAACCTGCGCTCTACCGCGCGCAGGGCACGCCGGCGCTGCCGGAACACCCCGCCCTGCTCGGCGGAACATGCCGCTGCGGCCATGTCTTTTACCCGTGGCAAAGCTATGGCTGCGAGCGCTGCGGCGCCACCGGCGACGCGCTGACGCCCGTGGCCCTGAGCGGACGCGGTCGGGTGGAATCCAGCGCGGTGGTGCATCTCCACGCCTCACCAGCGCGGCAGGCGCCTTTCACGGTCACCGCGGTGAGGCTGGAAGACGGCCCCCTGGTGCGCACGCTTGCGCTCGGGAGCGAAGCTGGCCAGGGGACTGGGGGAACGAGGCTGGTGCCGGGCGATGCCGTCGTCGCAGTGCTCGCCGAGGTGTTGGACGGGCAGCAGGAAGGCAGCACGCAAGCGCGCGCGCTGGATCTTCGCTTTGTTCGCGTCGCCTGA
- a CDS encoding class I adenylate-forming enzyme family protein yields MDQAMLIGIERWAAEKPDDVALVEGERSLTWAAFNEVANRVAHGLRERGVGAGDIVVLRTQVRLEWAIVAGALAKLGSTMLGLNWRLTPEESRHVLADSRATVFLCDDVDPSALKPLLDALPIKLAISIDAPADGFLPYSVLLESSDVPLHAQAEPPLIIYTSGTTGLPKGVTMHRGTDPQTMREYRESVEAYRGGAGESVSLINMPAHHGSGPSQFWACVRRGGKTVLQRRFLPEETLQLIARHKVTTWTGVPTMYKRLAALPAEVLARYDVSSIRGLSIGAAPVPYGLKEWILGYFGADTLQEGYGASEVGMISRLPPEMQRIKPGSSGKPHRHVIVQVRDAQGHCLPAGQRGELWIRTPVTIRNYLNAPPLGPDTVDAEGFFRVGDVGYLDEDGYIFITDRAKDMIISGGVNIYPAEIEAALLRHPSILDAAVIGIPDDEFGEQVLAFCELKPGHRVGEHEVLAHCAEHLASYKRPRRIEFMQELPRNTMGKLLKRELRDPYWKGQERHV; encoded by the coding sequence ATGGACCAAGCAATGCTGATTGGAATCGAACGATGGGCGGCGGAAAAACCCGACGATGTCGCCCTGGTCGAAGGAGAGCGCAGCCTGACCTGGGCGGCGTTTAACGAGGTAGCCAACCGCGTCGCGCATGGATTGCGGGAACGCGGGGTCGGTGCCGGCGACATCGTCGTGCTGCGCACCCAGGTGCGGCTCGAATGGGCCATCGTTGCCGGTGCGCTAGCCAAGCTGGGCAGCACGATGCTCGGGCTGAACTGGCGGCTGACACCGGAAGAAAGCCGCCACGTGCTGGCTGACAGCAGGGCAACGGTGTTCCTTTGCGACGATGTCGATCCGTCCGCGTTGAAGCCCTTGCTGGATGCGTTGCCCATCAAGCTTGCCATCTCGATCGACGCGCCCGCCGACGGATTCCTGCCATACAGCGTCTTGCTCGAAAGTAGCGATGTACCACTCCATGCGCAGGCCGAGCCCCCGCTGATCATCTACACCTCAGGCACCACCGGGCTGCCCAAGGGGGTGACGATGCATCGCGGCACCGATCCCCAGACGATGCGCGAGTACCGCGAGTCCGTGGAGGCCTACCGCGGCGGCGCCGGCGAGAGCGTCAGCCTGATCAACATGCCGGCCCACCACGGTTCCGGCCCGTCCCAGTTCTGGGCGTGCGTGCGTCGTGGCGGCAAGACCGTACTGCAGCGGCGCTTCCTGCCGGAAGAGACGCTGCAACTGATTGCCCGCCACAAGGTCACTACCTGGACCGGCGTGCCCACCATGTACAAGCGCCTGGCGGCGCTGCCTGCCGAAGTGCTGGCCCGCTACGATGTCTCGTCGATCCGTGGCCTCAGCATCGGGGCCGCTCCCGTGCCCTACGGGCTGAAGGAATGGATTCTCGGCTACTTCGGCGCCGATACCCTGCAGGAAGGCTACGGCGCCAGCGAGGTCGGCATGATTTCCCGGCTGCCGCCAGAGATGCAGCGCATCAAGCCGGGTTCCAGCGGCAAGCCGCACCGGCATGTCATCGTGCAGGTCCGGGACGCGCAAGGACATTGCCTGCCGGCAGGCCAGCGCGGCGAACTGTGGATCCGCACGCCGGTGACCATCCGCAACTACCTGAATGCGCCGCCGCTCGGCCCCGACACGGTTGACGCCGAGGGCTTCTTCCGCGTCGGCGATGTCGGCTATCTCGATGAGGACGGGTACATCTTCATCACCGACCGCGCCAAGGACATGATCATTTCCGGCGGCGTGAACATCTATCCGGCCGAGATCGAGGCGGCGCTGCTGAGGCATCCCTCCATCCTGGACGCCGCGGTGATCGGGATCCCCGACGACGAGTTCGGCGAGCAGGTGCTTGCCTTCTGCGAACTCAAGCCCGGCCATCGCGTCGGCGAGCATGAGGTGCTGGCCCACTGCGCGGAGCATCTCGCTTCGTACAAGCGGCCGCGCCGTATCGAATTCATGCAGGAATTGCCGCGCAACACCATGGGCAAGCTCCTGAAGCGCGAACTGCGGGATCCCTATTGGAAAGGACAGGAGCGGCACGTATGA
- a CDS encoding SDR family NAD(P)-dependent oxidoreductase, which produces MNDLLSLEGKVALVTGAGQGVGEQIARHFAGHGAAAVIVNDYFAERAQAVAQSIRDAGGNAFAVQADVSDADSVRRMVAQARELAGPIDVLVNNAGNHGATPSPDVRKPFWEHGREAWNSAIEVNFYGVIHCASACIPDMIERKRGRIITIISDAGRVGEPGLEIYSGAKAGAAGFMRAIARTLGRYQVTANTVAIAATATPAIEKRLADDPDRLKKMMEKYVIRRPGRPEDVANMVLFLASDASAWITGQTYPVNGGFSFAQ; this is translated from the coding sequence ATGAACGACCTACTCAGTCTCGAAGGCAAGGTGGCGCTGGTGACAGGCGCCGGACAGGGCGTGGGCGAGCAGATCGCCCGGCACTTCGCCGGGCACGGCGCTGCCGCGGTGATCGTCAACGATTACTTTGCCGAACGCGCGCAAGCCGTCGCGCAATCGATCCGGGACGCCGGCGGCAACGCGTTTGCGGTGCAGGCGGATGTGTCCGATGCCGACAGTGTCAGGCGCATGGTTGCGCAGGCACGCGAACTTGCCGGCCCCATCGACGTGCTGGTCAACAATGCCGGCAACCATGGCGCGACGCCGTCGCCAGACGTGCGCAAGCCGTTCTGGGAGCATGGGCGAGAGGCCTGGAACAGCGCGATCGAGGTCAATTTCTACGGGGTGATCCACTGCGCCAGCGCCTGCATCCCCGACATGATCGAGCGCAAGCGCGGCCGCATCATCACCATCATCTCCGATGCCGGACGCGTGGGCGAACCGGGCCTTGAGATCTATTCCGGCGCCAAGGCAGGGGCTGCCGGCTTCATGCGCGCGATTGCCCGCACGCTCGGGCGCTATCAGGTCACGGCCAACACCGTGGCGATCGCGGCCACGGCGACTCCTGCGATCGAAAAGCGCCTGGCCGACGATCCTGACAGGCTGAAGAAGATGATGGAGAAGTACGTCATCCGCCGGCCGGGGCGCCCCGAGGACGTGGCGAACATGGTGCTCTTCCTGGCTTCGGATGCCAGTGCCTGGATCACCGGTCAGACCTATCCGGTCAACGGCGGCTTCTCCTTTGCCCAGTGA